One Phycisphaerae bacterium RAS2 DNA window includes the following coding sequences:
- a CDS encoding zinc/cadmium/mercury/lead-transporting ATPase, producing MTHTYEIAGMHCASCVQRITEALQRVDSVLKAHVTLSPPRAVVQMQRHVPFSELNDTLSQVGAYRLTEQGSPVESPASTASTEADNTSFFPLILILAYLTGTVALVAWTTRDFSLHSLMTWFMGGFFMIFSFFKLLDLNGFVSAYRSYDIVAKASPTWAYAYPFVELALGVGYVANWNPTILNSATLVVMLIGSIGVLRALLRRSAIRCACLGTALKLPMTKVTLVEDLGMAVMAAIMLVIAR from the coding sequence GTGACTCATACCTACGAAATTGCCGGGATGCACTGTGCGAGCTGCGTGCAGAGGATCACCGAAGCACTACAGCGCGTCGACAGTGTCCTCAAGGCACATGTAACTCTTTCCCCGCCGCGCGCGGTCGTGCAGATGCAGCGGCACGTCCCCTTTTCGGAGCTTAACGACACTCTAAGTCAGGTGGGCGCGTATCGGTTGACCGAGCAGGGATCGCCCGTCGAGAGCCCCGCCTCAACGGCCTCGACGGAGGCGGACAACACAAGTTTCTTCCCTCTCATTTTGATTCTCGCCTATCTGACGGGCACGGTTGCGCTTGTGGCGTGGACCACGCGAGATTTCTCTTTGCATTCGCTTATGACCTGGTTCATGGGCGGCTTCTTCATGATTTTCTCGTTTTTCAAGCTCCTGGACTTGAATGGCTTCGTGAGCGCGTATCGCTCTTACGACATCGTCGCGAAGGCTTCGCCGACTTGGGCCTATGCGTACCCGTTCGTCGAGTTGGCGTTGGGGGTGGGTTACGTTGCGAACTGGAATCCCACGATTCTCAATTCCGCGACGCTGGTCGTCATGCTGATCGGTAGCATCGGCGTACTCCGTGCGCTGCTCCGGCGAAGCGCGATTCGTTGTGCCTGTCTCGGGACAGCCCTGAAGCTCCCCATGACCAAAGTCACACTGGTCGAAGATCTTGGGATGGCCGTCATGGCGGCCATCATGTTGGTGATTGCGCGGTAA
- the mdtA_2 gene encoding Multidrug resistance protein MdtA precursor, with protein MRSSPWNGVICVGLVLLFGGTGVAFAHEGHGDKEVGAYELDSPRQVSPETAAHIGLKTAEVDFGAVEDVLALTGMVRAAPDRHWTISTLTAGKVLAVHVQVGSVVRRGDLLVEIDSPELAKLLLDVVRGEGRVQQLRVEAQNAEETAALAEAEFHRVESSGEGVVPINAVSERRVAALRARGEAKLKSVDLEVTTKEIAVLRQQALRWSRDSVGTQADSVPADLSDTQPINLLRLVAPADGVVVERAARPGHWAAAGETLLSVADYSVVQIEGELPESLIPRVASRSSDAVRVRIPAQPTFLVGGQIRFISPALDPVKRTAHVLIECDNKNGMLRDGMFVDLAIVLREEKTAVVVPTAAVVQSGPMHFVFIKAGDVYKKQDITPGLSNDQVVEVLGGLAPGDVVVTQGAYSLTQLRPSAPVAIAAAPPATGTQKH; from the coding sequence ATGCGCTCGTCGCCCTGGAATGGCGTTATTTGCGTCGGTTTAGTCTTGCTGTTCGGCGGGACCGGTGTCGCTTTCGCCCACGAAGGTCATGGTGACAAAGAGGTCGGGGCCTACGAGTTGGATTCGCCTCGTCAGGTCTCGCCCGAGACTGCGGCGCACATCGGCCTCAAGACCGCGGAGGTCGATTTCGGCGCCGTTGAGGACGTGTTGGCCCTCACGGGGATGGTCCGCGCGGCCCCCGACCGGCACTGGACCATCTCAACTCTAACGGCTGGTAAGGTGCTCGCGGTACATGTCCAGGTGGGGAGCGTAGTACGCCGGGGCGATCTTCTCGTCGAAATCGATTCGCCGGAGCTGGCCAAGCTGCTGCTCGATGTCGTTCGCGGTGAGGGGCGAGTCCAACAGCTTCGCGTCGAAGCCCAAAACGCCGAAGAGACCGCCGCCCTGGCCGAAGCGGAATTTCACCGCGTCGAGTCGTCGGGCGAAGGCGTCGTTCCGATCAATGCGGTTTCCGAGCGGCGGGTAGCCGCGCTTCGAGCAAGAGGCGAGGCCAAGCTCAAGTCCGTTGACTTAGAGGTGACCACTAAGGAAATCGCGGTCCTCAGGCAGCAGGCCCTACGATGGTCTCGTGACAGCGTTGGGACGCAGGCGGATTCCGTACCAGCGGATCTGTCCGACACCCAACCGATTAACCTGCTGCGCCTTGTCGCGCCGGCTGACGGCGTCGTCGTTGAACGGGCCGCTCGGCCCGGCCACTGGGCTGCCGCCGGAGAGACGCTCTTATCCGTTGCTGACTACAGCGTCGTTCAGATCGAAGGCGAATTGCCGGAGTCCTTGATCCCGCGCGTCGCATCGCGTTCGTCCGACGCGGTTCGGGTTCGGATTCCCGCGCAGCCGACCTTCCTAGTTGGGGGGCAAATCAGGTTCATCAGTCCGGCGCTGGACCCAGTCAAGCGCACCGCGCACGTCCTCATCGAGTGCGACAACAAGAACGGCATGCTCCGCGACGGCATGTTCGTGGATCTCGCCATCGTTCTCCGCGAGGAGAAGACGGCTGTTGTTGTACCAACGGCGGCGGTCGTGCAAAGCGGGCCGATGCACTTTGTCTTTATCAAGGCCGGTGACGTGTACAAAAAGCAGGACATTACACCGGGCCTTTCAAATGACCAGGTTGTAGAGGTGCTTGGCGGATTGGCGCCGGGCGACGTTGTGGTCACACAGGGCGCGTACTCGCTCACCCAATTGCGCCCGTCAGCGCCCGTCGCAATCGCCGCAGCTCCGCCGGCGACAGGCACCCAGAAACACTAA
- the rpoE gene encoding ECF RNA polymerase sigma-E factor, whose product MTDAELIQGCKCGDREAQHELYVRTSERIYGLLLRMTRNPDAAFDLAQDAYLRAFSRIGQFNGDSSLGTWLYRIAVNEAFQFMRRKGTRAHHADVIPLDASAANEGDHVTTRMDVKEALDRLDESDRTILVLRYQDGLDYREIADVLDCASGTVASSLNRARNRLRQILGGGYGISEEMAEAKHLTDAE is encoded by the coding sequence ATGACCGACGCTGAATTGATCCAAGGATGTAAATGCGGTGATCGTGAGGCCCAACACGAGTTGTACGTTCGCACCTCCGAGAGGATTTACGGCCTCCTTTTGCGGATGACGCGTAATCCAGATGCGGCCTTTGACCTCGCCCAGGACGCTTACTTGCGAGCATTCAGTCGAATCGGGCAGTTCAACGGGGATTCATCGCTCGGGACATGGCTCTACCGAATAGCCGTCAACGAAGCCTTCCAATTCATGCGGCGCAAGGGCACTCGGGCGCATCACGCGGACGTGATTCCACTGGACGCGTCAGCCGCGAATGAGGGCGATCACGTAACGACCCGGATGGACGTGAAGGAAGCCTTAGACCGGCTCGACGAGTCCGATCGGACGATCCTTGTCCTCCGCTACCAGGACGGCTTGGATTATCGGGAGATCGCCGACGTGCTGGATTGTGCCTCGGGGACGGTGGCTTCAAGTCTCAACCGTGCCAGAAACCGGTTACGACAGATTCTAGGCGGGGGATATGGGATTTCGGAAGAAATGGCTGAGGCCAAGCATCTAACGGATGCGGAGTGA
- a CDS encoding PKD domain protein: MSRDRRFSPNGNRTMHCLTTDWFCSTMRIPLVIPVALAFSVTGCGLLTNLPFFPGHVPGASKVEVATKRRGCSEFSRTAVLTVVEPEQNGTYQWFFTDGTVQVGPSVVHTFDKSGRQQVHLIIGNASQDVTVNIPVQGDTDGGPDPFGDTCLPPAGDQHVPQGTTVNYRDKPPASGPHYSVDGVAPIAPGFYPDPVRPEVWVHNLEHGDIVILFDCPGNCDPELLQDLQSLFNSAVSHDMVITRFPGLPSPIMAIAWRVQRSFDSFNAAELKAFHDRRVGQAPEGDE; encoded by the coding sequence ATGAGCAGGGATCGTAGGTTTTCCCCGAATGGGAACCGAACAATGCACTGTCTAACGACTGACTGGTTTTGTTCAACCATGCGCATTCCGTTGGTGATCCCGGTTGCACTCGCTTTTTCGGTGACCGGATGTGGATTACTTACGAATCTGCCTTTCTTCCCCGGACATGTGCCAGGTGCTTCCAAAGTCGAAGTAGCAACGAAGCGACGGGGTTGTTCTGAATTCAGTCGGACAGCGGTTTTGACTGTGGTCGAGCCGGAACAAAACGGCACCTATCAGTGGTTTTTCACTGATGGCACTGTCCAAGTCGGCCCGTCGGTCGTGCACACTTTTGACAAATCGGGCCGGCAACAAGTGCATCTAATCATCGGCAACGCGTCTCAGGATGTCACCGTGAACATACCCGTTCAGGGTGACACAGATGGCGGTCCCGATCCATTTGGTGACACGTGTCTTCCGCCCGCAGGCGATCAGCACGTCCCGCAAGGGACCACCGTGAACTACCGTGACAAACCGCCGGCATCGGGCCCGCACTATTCGGTAGACGGTGTTGCTCCAATTGCGCCGGGCTTTTACCCGGACCCTGTGCGTCCGGAGGTATGGGTGCATAACTTGGAGCATGGCGACATCGTTATCCTTTTCGATTGCCCTGGAAACTGCGACCCGGAACTTCTTCAAGACCTACAGTCATTATTCAACTCTGCCGTTTCACACGACATGGTGATCACGCGGTTTCCCGGCTTGCCGTCTCCAATCATGGCCATCGCTTGGCGGGTGCAGCGTAGTTTTGACTCATTCAACGCCGCCGAGCTGAAGGCATTCCATGATCGTCGCGTTGGGCAAGCCCCCGAAGGGGACGAATAG
- the recD gene encoding RecBCD enzyme subunit RecD: protein MPKASPKPVRLNDFLTVSLAAEFLGVSPSTLRNWDRGGKLRAIRHPVIAAADEFQDLNAIGSNAAVDWLRSVVAPTSLNQNHRTTCADLLASAADLREGRPLPSRDRCKILSAANPNAAAGIIACNLVWFGIAGTVVLTPTGPDSSAFVKKVIARQQAKSIKSTALKGAEVGPFRIDWESHASLDASRLVECLNLQAGATDVDTRTLCVPQSVRGGRSLQEWVDRQRRVLGRDRIPVQVLQVEASRVCQQLRAMRPTSEDRLVSMTLHQAKNREFDRVIVLWPYEISGAPEKLRRLLYNGITRARQRAIIVVQNPPTSNPSRLTVAPFAV, encoded by the coding sequence GTGCCCAAGGCCAGCCCGAAACCAGTTCGACTCAACGATTTCTTGACCGTCAGCCTAGCGGCGGAGTTTCTTGGCGTCTCTCCATCGACTCTCCGAAACTGGGACCGGGGCGGCAAGCTGCGGGCGATTCGTCATCCGGTGATCGCCGCAGCGGACGAGTTTCAGGATCTAAACGCCATCGGTAGCAATGCGGCTGTCGATTGGCTTCGATCCGTTGTTGCGCCAACATCGCTGAACCAGAATCACCGAACAACTTGCGCTGACTTACTGGCAAGTGCCGCTGACCTGCGGGAAGGACGACCGCTTCCGAGTCGAGACCGTTGCAAGATTCTGTCAGCGGCAAACCCGAATGCGGCTGCTGGGATAATTGCCTGCAATCTGGTGTGGTTCGGGATTGCGGGTACCGTGGTGTTAACACCGACCGGGCCAGACAGCTCCGCCTTCGTCAAAAAAGTAATCGCGAGACAACAGGCGAAGTCGATCAAGTCGACCGCGCTCAAAGGGGCAGAAGTCGGTCCCTTTCGTATCGACTGGGAGTCCCATGCGTCGCTCGACGCCTCTCGGCTTGTGGAGTGTCTCAACCTTCAGGCTGGTGCTACTGACGTAGACACCCGCACTCTGTGCGTTCCCCAGTCTGTTCGTGGCGGCCGCTCACTCCAAGAGTGGGTTGATCGCCAAAGACGAGTCCTTGGGCGCGATCGCATTCCGGTGCAGGTACTCCAAGTGGAAGCGTCGAGGGTGTGCCAGCAGCTCCGTGCAATGCGACCGACGAGCGAAGATCGCCTTGTATCGATGACACTTCATCAAGCGAAAAACAGGGAGTTCGACCGGGTGATCGTATTGTGGCCGTACGAGATATCGGGAGCGCCGGAGAAGCTTCGTCGTCTGCTCTACAATGGAATTACACGTGCGCGCCAGCGGGCGATAATCGTCGTACAGAATCCACCCACAAGCAACCCGAGTCGCCTCACGGTTGCTCCGTTCGCGGTGTGA
- the xerD_1 gene encoding Tyrosine recombinase XerD, which produces MSDDADTAPPEIELLLITVPQLESNVVCDFGGMWEVPKLIDSAGPRACYRFIGFFAAQIRNPNTRAAYYRAVRQFADWCEDRQVQLVDLNPVLVAAYIEHLQQHRPEPTVKQALAAIRMLFDWFVTGHVILFNPASSVRGPRYSLRRGKTPVLDAEQARQLLDSINTVTIVGLRDRALIAMMVYTFARVGAVASMKVEDYFQQGKRWTVRLHEKNGKLIEMRVHHNLEAYLDAYIDTAGIREDRKGPLFRRVAKRRHAELTAAAMPRQLVWSVVKRRARSVSMPPEICCHTFRATGITTYLKNGGTLEKAQYMAGHESSRTTSLYDRRQDEITLDDVERIAI; this is translated from the coding sequence ATGTCTGACGATGCCGACACCGCTCCCCCAGAAATCGAACTCCTATTGATAACGGTCCCGCAACTGGAATCTAACGTGGTTTGCGACTTCGGCGGCATGTGGGAGGTGCCGAAACTCATCGACTCGGCCGGCCCACGTGCCTGCTATCGGTTCATCGGGTTCTTTGCGGCGCAGATTCGCAACCCGAACACGCGCGCCGCGTACTACCGGGCCGTTCGACAATTCGCCGATTGGTGCGAGGATCGACAGGTGCAATTGGTTGATCTCAATCCTGTGCTCGTTGCCGCGTACATCGAGCATCTTCAGCAGCATCGTCCGGAACCGACCGTCAAGCAGGCACTAGCCGCCATCCGAATGTTGTTCGACTGGTTCGTCACCGGCCACGTAATTTTGTTCAATCCAGCGTCATCGGTTCGCGGTCCACGCTATTCGCTTCGGCGCGGCAAGACGCCTGTCCTGGACGCGGAACAGGCCCGACAACTGCTCGATTCGATCAATACAGTGACGATCGTGGGACTGCGTGACCGAGCGCTCATTGCAATGATGGTGTACACGTTCGCCCGCGTCGGTGCCGTCGCGAGCATGAAGGTGGAGGACTACTTCCAGCAGGGCAAGCGTTGGACCGTCCGGCTGCACGAGAAAAACGGCAAGCTCATCGAGATGCGCGTCCATCACAACTTGGAGGCGTATCTCGACGCGTATATCGACACCGCCGGGATTCGAGAAGATCGTAAGGGTCCGCTCTTTCGGCGCGTCGCGAAACGCCGGCATGCTGAACTCACGGCTGCGGCAATGCCGCGGCAGCTAGTTTGGTCTGTCGTAAAGCGTCGGGCGCGATCGGTCAGTATGCCGCCGGAGATTTGCTGTCACACGTTCCGGGCGACGGGCATCACGACCTACCTGAAAAATGGCGGTACGTTGGAGAAGGCCCAGTACATGGCGGGGCATGAGTCCTCACGCACGACTTCGTTATACGACCGCCGCCAGGACGAAATCACACTCGACGACGTGGAACGGATTGCGATTTGA
- a CDS encoding Antirestriction protein (ArdA) → MEQHDATRTTGTDVTPRIYVASLADYTAGYLHGCWIDANQPVEDIRKQVAQMLAKSRQPIAEEWAIHDYDNFGTLRLSEFENLEHVAEVARLMAEHGPLFADLVNHLGDASNVDEARRYMDEAYRGAFDSLADYASDLIDDCYCDVLKGLPDFMRYHIDYDGIGRDMELGGDVFTVEHGGKVHVFDSQI, encoded by the coding sequence ATGGAACAACATGACGCGACTCGCACAACCGGAACCGATGTAACGCCGCGTATCTACGTAGCCTCGCTAGCTGACTACACCGCCGGCTACCTGCACGGTTGTTGGATTGACGCTAACCAACCGGTTGAGGACATCCGCAAACAAGTCGCCCAGATGCTTGCCAAATCGCGTCAACCCATCGCCGAGGAATGGGCCATCCACGATTACGATAACTTCGGCACACTTCGCCTTTCCGAATTCGAGAATCTGGAACATGTTGCCGAGGTCGCCCGACTCATGGCCGAGCATGGCCCGCTGTTTGCCGATTTGGTGAACCACCTTGGCGATGCATCCAACGTTGACGAGGCCCGCCGCTACATGGATGAGGCATACCGCGGAGCCTTCGACAGCTTGGCTGATTACGCGTCCGACCTGATCGATGATTGCTACTGCGACGTGCTCAAAGGTCTGCCCGACTTCATGCGCTATCACATCGATTACGACGGAATCGGGAGGGACATGGAGCTGGGCGGCGATGTTTTCACCGTCGAGCACGGGGGCAAGGTCCACGTTTTTGACTCCCAGATTTGA
- a CDS encoding Bacterial regulatory protein, luxR family has product MRAAIVISLSRTERQILRRWASGVNSRLAQRARIVLLAADGLQNKQIAAELGTDEQTVSRWRSRFSSKRNAGIEHEAHRSGRKRLARERLAGKILRMAKHRESSQYPWSARTLAKTLGVNHMLVYRVLKENGRFNGRT; this is encoded by the coding sequence ATGCGGGCCGCAATCGTCATTTCATTGAGTAGAACGGAGCGTCAAATCCTGCGACGTTGGGCCAGCGGGGTGAATAGCCGGCTCGCCCAGCGGGCGAGAATCGTTCTCCTCGCGGCCGATGGACTTCAAAACAAGCAGATTGCCGCCGAGCTTGGCACCGATGAGCAAACCGTCAGCCGTTGGCGGTCTCGCTTCTCTTCCAAGCGAAACGCAGGCATCGAGCACGAAGCCCATCGCTCTGGTCGCAAACGCCTCGCCCGCGAACGTCTGGCCGGCAAGATTTTGCGGATGGCCAAGCACCGCGAGAGCAGCCAGTATCCGTGGAGCGCCCGCACGCTGGCGAAGACCCTCGGCGTAAACCACATGCTTGTCTATCGTGTATTGAAGGAGAACGGCCGGTTCAATGGACGGACGTGA
- the grpE gene encoding Protein GrpE — protein sequence MTAFADGPSGAGPESEHGHDRYGASYFARQCNSADRRRDQGDGPVKRDVDKTAQVSDVASRLTKLEAHIAQAEVTMQRVLEIAGDVCRKIDAVMAVLDVVAGAVKKRSVVDDKVREHEEKHFRDEILGPLLLQHIRILDRLDEDRDYLQSQANQTSPSRIPTSQQMIERTINVREADRIDVYQILQQFEVTRFRPRVGDAFDPATQKVKEQRPASKTEPGGSIAACLRPGYHRRRDHWLVRPALVAVYRNEVTKRKDAKS from the coding sequence ATGACAGCTTTCGCCGACGGGCCATCGGGGGCCGGTCCGGAATCGGAGCATGGGCATGATCGTTACGGAGCGTCATACTTCGCGCGCCAATGTAACAGCGCCGACCGGCGACGCGATCAGGGAGACGGTCCGGTCAAGAGGGATGTCGACAAAACGGCGCAGGTGTCTGACGTCGCAAGCCGGCTCACCAAGCTGGAAGCCCATATCGCACAAGCTGAAGTGACGATGCAGCGAGTGCTGGAAATTGCCGGCGACGTATGCCGGAAGATCGACGCTGTGATGGCGGTACTCGATGTGGTAGCCGGCGCGGTCAAGAAGCGATCTGTGGTTGACGACAAGGTACGCGAGCACGAGGAGAAGCACTTCCGGGACGAAATCCTGGGACCATTGCTGCTGCAGCACATTCGGATTCTCGATCGCTTGGACGAAGACCGCGATTACCTACAGAGCCAGGCGAATCAAACGAGTCCCAGTCGGATTCCAACGTCCCAACAAATGATCGAGCGGACAATCAATGTCCGCGAGGCCGACCGCATCGATGTCTATCAGATTCTCCAGCAGTTTGAAGTGACGCGGTTTCGACCGCGCGTCGGTGACGCCTTCGATCCTGCGACACAAAAAGTGAAGGAGCAACGGCCCGCCAGCAAAACTGAGCCGGGCGGTTCCATCGCCGCCTGCCTTCGGCCCGGGTATCACCGACGGCGAGATCATTGGCTGGTGCGCCCTGCGTTGGTGGCGGTGTACCGCAATGAAGTTACGAAGCGAAAGGATGCGAAATCATGA
- the dnaK_2 gene encoding Chaperone protein DnaK, with protein MIISIDFGNSKVKCAYPDRTGQTVAVKNGHGGNGLRACVYIDGSGQCLVGDDAHEQGFVDPQNVVRHFKLSLGSDQKLLGGKNAAELAEILILAAKQFAEKQAGESVDAAVISVPANFTDKQKKALQQACESAGIKVLRVISEPAAAAFAYAEQNSSNKRGSKIAVYDLGSSTFDCAICESNGDEILVLATEGVQKLGGDDLDEVLKQVILDKLEKKTGKDCRVALSDPFFALDLDTRAAGAKISLGKRDKVQIPMSLKGQHYVISVTKAEFEKAIKALIERTLDCLDKLFATAGITVRDLTSLYLVGGPSRMPFIQDMVANRTGMVPRMEIDPEMAVAHGAALVAVSEMAKQGTPARIGGDTIPQPDAFLKEATHHDIGIAVEDRSGGGKRIVNAVVVAKNTPVPCKVPPQYFRLESPDQRDVLIEILQGPDRADIKDCLIIGRLELNDLPVEAARSPRIEIKCEFDQNTFVTVTARDTISGKEVSVRVEVLK; from the coding sequence ATGATCATCAGCATCGACTTTGGGAATTCCAAAGTGAAGTGCGCCTACCCCGACCGCACCGGCCAGACTGTCGCCGTGAAGAACGGTCATGGCGGGAACGGACTGAGGGCCTGCGTCTACATCGATGGATCAGGTCAATGTCTTGTTGGCGACGATGCCCACGAGCAGGGGTTCGTCGATCCGCAGAATGTGGTCCGCCACTTCAAACTCAGTCTCGGAAGCGATCAAAAACTGCTCGGGGGCAAGAATGCCGCAGAGTTGGCAGAGATCCTTATCTTAGCCGCAAAGCAGTTTGCCGAGAAGCAGGCCGGCGAATCGGTTGATGCGGCCGTGATCTCGGTACCGGCGAACTTCACGGACAAACAGAAGAAGGCCCTACAGCAGGCATGTGAGTCCGCGGGCATCAAGGTCTTGAGGGTGATCAGCGAACCGGCGGCAGCGGCCTTCGCTTACGCCGAGCAGAATTCGAGCAACAAACGCGGCAGCAAGATCGCTGTGTATGACCTGGGCAGCAGCACGTTTGATTGCGCGATCTGCGAGTCGAACGGTGATGAAATTCTGGTACTGGCGACAGAGGGCGTCCAGAAACTGGGCGGTGATGACCTCGATGAGGTCCTGAAGCAGGTCATCCTGGACAAGCTGGAGAAAAAGACGGGAAAGGACTGTCGCGTGGCGTTGAGCGATCCCTTCTTCGCACTGGATTTGGACACGCGCGCGGCCGGAGCCAAGATCAGCCTCGGCAAACGGGACAAAGTGCAAATCCCGATGAGCTTGAAAGGGCAGCATTATGTCATCTCGGTCACAAAGGCCGAGTTTGAGAAGGCGATCAAGGCGTTGATCGAAAGAACTCTCGACTGCCTCGACAAGTTGTTTGCAACCGCGGGGATCACCGTCCGCGACCTCACGAGCCTGTACCTGGTCGGGGGTCCCAGTCGGATGCCGTTCATTCAGGACATGGTCGCCAACCGGACGGGCATGGTGCCGCGGATGGAGATCGACCCTGAAATGGCGGTGGCGCATGGCGCTGCGCTGGTGGCTGTCTCGGAAATGGCGAAGCAGGGGACGCCGGCGCGGATCGGCGGCGACACGATTCCGCAGCCGGACGCGTTTTTGAAGGAAGCCACGCACCACGACATTGGCATCGCCGTGGAAGATCGGAGCGGCGGGGGCAAACGCATCGTGAATGCCGTTGTCGTCGCCAAAAACACGCCGGTACCGTGCAAGGTGCCGCCCCAATACTTCCGGCTCGAATCGCCAGATCAACGGGATGTGCTGATCGAAATCTTACAAGGCCCCGACCGCGCCGACATCAAGGACTGCCTCATCATCGGCCGGTTGGAGTTGAACGACCTGCCCGTTGAAGCCGCTAGGTCGCCCCGGATCGAAATCAAGTGCGAGTTCGATCAGAACACGTTCGTCACGGTGACGGCCCGCGACACGATTTCTGGCAAGGAAGTCTCGGTGAGGGTGGAAGTTCTCAAATAG
- a CDS encoding von Willebrand factor type A domain protein, which yields MKPSSSKRPPADTTSPDASVVLRRPTPAHRLVADNSTGSAAPSANPLHMPTATADSLPMRTRRTVIVVDASGSMMERDWPPNRLWGATNAAQDYADASAQCGARNEVAVVAYGECARIMCCFISCGARKELQVALGAIGMYGATNIAAGLEAAEHLFIPFTHSGAGDELVVLLLTDGKHNCRSNPVEWADRLKSLGVVIDAVGIGGDHAQVDEALLRRLASEDGDGRIRYRFIGDPERLAAHYRQMAGRLTR from the coding sequence ATGAAACCTTCTTCGTCGAAACGACCACCGGCAGACACTACTTCCCCGGATGCATCAGTTGTGCTTCGTCGACCAACTCCCGCGCATCGATTGGTGGCGGACAACTCGACAGGCAGTGCGGCCCCTTCGGCGAATCCGTTGCACATGCCGACCGCGACTGCTGATTCGCTCCCGATGCGCACCCGTCGGACTGTGATAGTCGTGGACGCGTCGGGAAGCATGATGGAACGAGATTGGCCTCCGAATCGCCTCTGGGGTGCGACGAATGCCGCGCAAGACTATGCAGATGCATCAGCACAATGTGGTGCACGCAACGAGGTCGCAGTAGTCGCCTACGGGGAGTGCGCGCGGATCATGTGTTGCTTCATTAGCTGTGGCGCACGAAAGGAACTTCAGGTCGCACTTGGTGCAATCGGAATGTATGGAGCGACAAATATCGCGGCCGGCTTGGAGGCTGCGGAACATCTGTTCATTCCGTTCACGCATTCAGGTGCTGGAGACGAACTGGTCGTTCTGCTCCTGACAGACGGCAAGCATAACTGTCGCAGCAATCCGGTGGAGTGGGCGGACCGATTAAAGAGCCTTGGAGTCGTCATTGACGCCGTGGGAATCGGTGGTGATCACGCTCAGGTAGACGAGGCGCTTCTCAGGAGGTTGGCATCGGAAGACGGTGACGGACGAATACGGTATCGGTTCATCGGAGACCCGGAACGCCTGGCGGCGCATTATCGGCAAATGGCCGGGCGTCTCACGCGATAG